From a single Pseudomonas serboccidentalis genomic region:
- the nudE gene encoding ADP compounds hydrolase NudE, with product MRQKPTVLAREIVATSRLFCVEELKLRFSNGVERTYERLVGKGAGYGAVMIVAMLDSEHAVLVEEYCGGTDEYELSLPKGLIEPGEDVLAAAERELKEEAGFGARQLEHLTELSLSPGYMSQKIQVVLATDLYEERLEGDEPEPMRVDKVNLRELAALAQNPQFSEGRALAALYLTRDLLSQRGFFQS from the coding sequence ATGCGCCAGAAACCCACTGTACTCGCCCGCGAGATCGTCGCCACCAGTCGCCTGTTTTGCGTCGAAGAACTGAAGTTGCGTTTTTCCAATGGCGTGGAGCGCACTTACGAGCGTCTGGTCGGCAAAGGTGCGGGCTATGGCGCGGTGATGATCGTGGCGATGCTCGATAGCGAACACGCGGTGCTGGTCGAAGAGTACTGTGGCGGCACTGACGAGTACGAATTGTCCCTGCCCAAAGGCTTGATCGAGCCGGGTGAGGATGTGCTGGCGGCGGCCGAGCGCGAGCTCAAGGAAGAGGCCGGATTCGGCGCCCGCCAACTGGAGCATCTGACCGAGCTGTCGTTGTCGCCCGGTTACATGAGCCAGAAGATTCAGGTGGTGCTGGCCACCGATCTCTACGAAGAGCGTCTGGAGGGCGACGAGCCCGAGCCGATGCGGGTCGACAAGGTCAACCTGCGTGAACTGGCAGCGCTGGCGCAAAACCCGCAATTTTCCGAAGGTCGCGCCTTGGCGGCGTTGTACCTGACCCGCGATCTGCTGAGCCAGCGCGGGTTCTTTCAGTCATGA
- a CDS encoding sensor histidine kinase, with protein MKPTLPRRPRWRSLALLALCLAPLLWPLEHLAERYYRSELAGQNRQTLDLYVANLLGTLHRYEVLPQILGDLPALRAVLGAPDDGVTQGNANRLLKNIAAQTGAEVMYLMDTSGQTLAASNWDKHDSFVGRNFAFRPYFSEAMAGRLGRFFGLGTTSAKRGYFFAAAVRNGEKIIGVLVIKVDLDHTESLWGKTPEQLLVTDHNGVVILTSRPEWRFRSTRTLSDTERSAITAILPYPTREPRPLNLSPNDWLTQTVNIAETGWSVSILAPRTLIDRPVRTVVAIGGATLLVVMLLLGLMMQRRRHYLERIAFEAKARRELEGRVAERTSDLEGLNRRLKQEVLEREQAQQELVRAQDDLVQAGKLSALGTMSASISHELNQPLAAIRSYAENAEVLLDHQRTDDARGNLKLISELTGRMASIIAHLRAFARRDRHAPESVALQPALDDALALLAKRRRSMEVELIRDLPAATLWVEAGETRLRQVLGNLLANALDALTEKGPPRKLWLSAESTAEGVNLYIRDNGPGFCMEALGRASEPFYTTKTRTQGLGLGLAICETLMRAFGGELSFANHKQGGALITLRLRAGAPGVSLQPSEDRSA; from the coding sequence ATGAAACCTACCCTTCCCCGCAGACCCCGCTGGCGCAGCCTCGCCCTGTTGGCTTTGTGTCTGGCACCGCTGCTGTGGCCGCTGGAACATCTGGCCGAGCGCTATTACCGCAGTGAACTGGCCGGGCAGAACCGCCAGACCCTCGATCTCTACGTCGCCAACCTGCTGGGCACCCTGCACCGCTACGAAGTGTTGCCGCAGATCCTCGGCGACCTGCCGGCCCTGCGCGCCGTACTCGGGGCACCGGACGACGGGGTCACCCAGGGCAACGCCAATCGCCTGCTGAAAAACATCGCGGCGCAGACCGGTGCCGAAGTCATGTACCTGATGGACACCAGCGGCCAGACCCTTGCAGCGTCGAACTGGGACAAACATGACAGCTTCGTCGGGCGCAATTTCGCGTTCCGTCCGTATTTCAGCGAAGCCATGGCCGGACGCCTCGGACGTTTCTTCGGTCTGGGCACCACCTCGGCCAAGCGCGGTTATTTCTTCGCCGCTGCGGTGCGCAACGGCGAAAAAATCATCGGTGTACTGGTGATCAAGGTCGACCTCGACCACACCGAAAGCCTGTGGGGCAAAACCCCGGAACAACTGCTGGTGACCGACCACAATGGCGTGGTGATTCTCACCTCGCGCCCGGAATGGCGTTTCCGCTCGACCCGCACCTTGAGCGATACCGAGCGCTCGGCGATCACCGCTATCCTGCCCTACCCGACCCGCGAACCGCGCCCGTTGAACCTCAGTCCCAACGACTGGCTGACGCAGACCGTGAACATCGCCGAAACCGGCTGGAGCGTCAGCATTCTCGCCCCGCGCACGCTGATCGACCGCCCGGTGCGCACCGTTGTCGCGATCGGTGGCGCCACGCTGTTGGTGGTGATGCTGTTGCTGGGGCTGATGATGCAGCGCCGCCGGCATTATCTGGAACGCATCGCGTTCGAAGCCAAGGCCCGTCGCGAACTGGAAGGTCGGGTGGCCGAGCGGACCAGCGATCTGGAAGGCCTCAACCGCCGCCTCAAACAGGAAGTGCTGGAGCGTGAACAGGCCCAGCAGGAACTGGTGCGCGCCCAGGACGATCTGGTCCAGGCCGGCAAACTGTCGGCACTGGGCACCATGTCGGCGAGCATCAGCCACGAACTCAACCAGCCGCTGGCGGCGATCCGCAGCTACGCTGAAAACGCCGAAGTGCTGCTCGATCATCAGCGCACCGACGACGCTCGCGGCAACCTCAAACTGATCAGCGAACTGACCGGGCGCATGGCCTCGATCATCGCCCACTTGCGCGCCTTCGCCCGTCGCGACCGCCACGCTCCGGAGAGCGTCGCCCTGCAACCGGCGCTGGACGATGCGCTGGCGTTGTTGGCCAAGCGTCGCCGGAGCATGGAGGTCGAGCTGATTCGCGACCTGCCCGCCGCCACCCTGTGGGTCGAAGCCGGGGAAACCCGTCTGCGCCAGGTGCTCGGTAACCTGCTGGCCAACGCCCTCGATGCGCTGACCGAAAAAGGTCCGCCGCGCAAACTCTGGCTGAGTGCCGAATCCACCGCCGAAGGCGTCAATCTGTACATTCGCGATAACGGCCCGGGGTTCTGCATGGAAGCCCTCGGCCGCGCCAGCGAGCCCTTCTACACCACCAAAACCCGCACGCAGGGCCTTGGGCTGGGACTGGCCATCTGTGAAACCCTGATGCGCGCCTTCGGTGGTGAACTGTCGTTCGCCAACCACAAGCAAGGTGGCGCCTTGATCACCCTGCGGCTGCGCGCCGGTGCGCCCGGGGTCAGCCTGCAACCGTCCGAGGATCGAAGTGCATGA
- a CDS encoding sigma-54-dependent transcriptional regulator, translating to MTIDNRIQVVLIDDDPHLRQALGQTLDLAGLKILPLSEAKGLAAQLERDWPGVVVSDIRMPGMDGLELLSELHAQDPELPVLLITGHGDVPLAVQAMRAGAYDFLEKPFASDALLDSVRRALALRRLVLDNRSLRLALSDRNELSARLVGHSAPMLRLREQIGALAATKADVLILGETGAGKEVVARALHDLSSRRNGPFVAINAGALAESVVESELFGHEPGAFTGAQKRRIGKFEFANGGTLFLDEIESMSMDVQVKLLRMLQERVVERLGGNQLIPLDIRVIAATKEDLRQAADQGRFRADLYYRLNVAPLRIPPLRERGEDALVLFQHYADEASARHGLPPHELQPAQRALLLRHTWPGNVRELQNAAERFALGLELALDNSGEGGTAVEVISGGLSEQVENFEKSLIAAELARSHSSVRSLAEALGIPRKTLHDKLRKHGLNFADSGAHGDEAE from the coding sequence ATGACCATCGACAATCGCATTCAGGTGGTGTTGATCGACGACGATCCGCACCTGCGTCAGGCCCTCGGCCAGACCCTGGACCTGGCCGGCCTGAAAATCCTTCCGCTGTCCGAAGCCAAAGGCCTCGCCGCACAATTGGAGCGTGACTGGCCCGGCGTGGTGGTCAGCGACATTCGTATGCCGGGCATGGACGGCCTGGAACTGTTGAGTGAGTTGCACGCTCAGGATCCGGAACTGCCCGTGCTGCTGATCACCGGCCACGGCGATGTGCCGCTGGCGGTACAGGCGATGCGTGCCGGCGCCTATGATTTCCTGGAAAAACCGTTCGCCAGTGACGCGTTGCTCGACAGCGTGCGCCGCGCCCTGGCCCTGCGCCGACTGGTGCTGGACAACCGCAGCCTGCGTCTGGCCTTGAGCGACCGCAATGAACTGAGTGCACGGCTGGTCGGCCATTCGGCGCCGATGCTGCGCCTGCGTGAGCAGATCGGCGCGCTGGCGGCGACCAAGGCTGACGTGTTGATCCTCGGTGAAACCGGGGCCGGCAAAGAGGTCGTGGCCCGTGCATTGCACGACTTGTCGAGCCGACGCAACGGCCCTTTCGTGGCGATCAACGCCGGGGCGCTGGCGGAATCGGTGGTCGAAAGCGAACTGTTCGGGCATGAGCCGGGCGCCTTCACCGGCGCGCAGAAACGCCGGATCGGCAAGTTCGAATTCGCCAATGGCGGCACACTGTTCCTCGATGAAATCGAAAGCATGAGCATGGACGTGCAGGTGAAACTGCTGCGCATGCTGCAAGAGCGTGTGGTCGAACGCCTCGGCGGCAATCAGTTGATCCCGCTGGACATCCGCGTCATCGCCGCGACCAAGGAAGACCTGCGCCAGGCCGCCGATCAGGGGCGCTTCCGCGCCGACTTGTATTACCGTCTGAATGTCGCGCCGCTGCGCATTCCACCGCTGCGTGAACGCGGCGAAGATGCGCTGGTGCTGTTCCAGCATTACGCCGATGAAGCCAGCGCCCGCCATGGCTTGCCGCCTCACGAACTGCAACCGGCGCAACGCGCCTTGCTGCTGCGCCACACCTGGCCGGGCAACGTGCGCGAACTGCAGAACGCCGCCGAGCGTTTCGCCCTCGGCCTGGAGTTGGCGCTGGATAACAGCGGTGAAGGCGGCACTGCCGTGGAAGTCATCAGCGGCGGTCTGAGCGAGCAAGTGGAAAACTTCGAGAAATCGTTGATCGCCGCAGAATTGGCGCGCTCCCACAGTTCGGTGCGCAGCCTCGCCGAAGCCCTGGGGATTCCGCGCAAGACCCTGCACGACAAACTGCGCAAGCACGGGTTGAATTTCGCCGACAGTGGCGCCCATGGAGACGAAGCCGAATGA
- a CDS encoding aminotransferase — MPLATLIHRASLPSPQVSEALARQWLAEHYGFSGTLQALGSQQDLNYRIDSARGRFVLKICRGDYALVELQAQHAGLKYLAEHSSVHVPKVIPAINGEDLLSLQANGEPVHVRLLDYIEGQPLTHLEHLGHDVVAGFGQLCGEMDLALAGFDHPGLERTLQWDARHANALINHLLPVIKDERQRALIADAAEQAERRLQPLQDKLPVQAIHMDITDDNAVWQRDARRHWQLQGVIDFGDLVRTWRITDLSVTCAALLHHAGGDPFVILPAVQAYHAVNPLQHEELQALWPLIVARAAVLVLSGEQQVSIDPGNTYSRDNLGHEWEIFHVATSVPLALMEAAILTSVGQRLPAIGSEGFAPLLPELVGREFALIDLGVLSPHFEAGNWEQDGIDQRLLTEAAAAHGLAASRYGQYRLSQTRPDSAVEPDTFPLHVELRVPQGSAVEAPFAGVLHHAADGVLQLDGPQLSVRLWGVNASLHSGAALVKGQVLGAVGGPLKVQLSRVATLDAPLFCSPSRAAAWQALCPSPAALLGLACDAEPELDAKTLLERRDASFARTQKHYYVDPPRIERGWRNHLIDMQGRSYLDMLNNVAVLGHGHPRMAQVAARQWSLLNTNSRFNYAAVAEFSERLLKLAPEGMDRVFLVNSGSEANDLAIRLAWAYSGGRDMLSVLEAYHGWTVGADAVSTSVADNPRALESRPDWVHPVTAPNIYRGQFRGLDSAPDYVRSVEAQLAHIAEQKRQLAGFICEPVYGNAGGISLPPTYLKQVYALVRAQGGVCIADEVQVGYGRMGHFFWGFEEQGVVPDIITMAKGMGNGQPLGAVITRREIAEALEAEGYFFSSAGGSPVSCQIGMAVLDVMEEEKLWENAQVVGGHFKARLQALIDKHPLVGAVHGSGFYLGVELIRNRETLEPATEETTLLCDRLRELGIFMQPTGDDLNILKIKPPMVTSRRSVDFFVDMLDRVLEEGL; from the coding sequence ATGCCGCTCGCCACGTTGATTCATCGCGCCAGCTTGCCCAGCCCGCAGGTCTCCGAGGCGCTGGCCCGGCAGTGGTTGGCGGAGCATTACGGGTTCAGCGGCACGTTACAGGCGCTGGGCAGTCAGCAGGATCTCAATTACCGGATCGACAGCGCGCGTGGGCGCTTTGTCCTGAAAATCTGCCGCGGTGATTATGCGCTGGTGGAGCTGCAGGCCCAGCATGCGGGGCTCAAGTACCTCGCCGAGCACTCGTCGGTGCACGTGCCCAAGGTGATCCCGGCCATTAACGGCGAGGACCTGTTGTCGCTGCAGGCCAACGGCGAGCCGGTACACGTGCGGCTGCTGGATTACATCGAAGGCCAGCCGCTGACCCATCTTGAACACCTGGGCCACGACGTGGTGGCCGGTTTCGGTCAGCTGTGTGGTGAGATGGACCTGGCGTTGGCCGGCTTCGACCATCCGGGGCTTGAGCGCACGCTGCAATGGGACGCGCGCCACGCCAATGCACTGATCAACCATCTGCTGCCGGTCATCAAGGATGAGCGCCAGCGCGCCTTGATCGCGGACGCCGCCGAACAGGCCGAGCGCCGTTTGCAGCCGTTGCAGGACAAACTGCCGGTGCAGGCGATTCACATGGACATCACCGACGACAATGCCGTTTGGCAACGGGACGCCCGGCGCCACTGGCAATTGCAGGGGGTGATCGACTTCGGTGATCTGGTCCGTACCTGGCGGATCACCGATCTGTCGGTGACGTGCGCGGCGCTGCTGCACCATGCCGGCGGTGACCCTTTCGTGATTCTGCCGGCGGTGCAGGCCTATCACGCGGTGAATCCGTTGCAACACGAAGAGTTGCAGGCGCTGTGGCCATTGATCGTGGCGCGGGCGGCGGTGCTGGTGCTCAGTGGCGAACAACAGGTCAGTATCGATCCGGGCAACACTTACAGTCGCGACAACCTTGGCCACGAATGGGAGATTTTCCACGTGGCCACTTCGGTGCCGCTGGCGCTGATGGAAGCGGCGATCCTCACATCAGTCGGCCAGCGTTTGCCGGCGATCGGCAGTGAAGGTTTTGCGCCGCTGTTGCCAGAGCTGGTCGGGCGCGAATTTGCGTTGATCGATTTGGGCGTCCTCAGCCCGCATTTCGAGGCGGGCAACTGGGAGCAGGACGGCATCGATCAGCGGTTGCTGACGGAAGCCGCCGCCGCGCATGGCCTGGCGGCGAGTCGTTACGGGCAATATCGCTTGTCGCAAACACGACCGGACAGCGCGGTCGAGCCGGACACCTTCCCGCTGCACGTTGAATTGCGCGTACCGCAAGGCTCGGCTGTAGAAGCGCCATTTGCCGGGGTATTGCACCACGCGGCGGACGGTGTGCTGCAACTCGACGGGCCACAGCTCAGCGTGCGCCTGTGGGGCGTGAACGCTTCACTGCACAGCGGCGCGGCGCTGGTCAAAGGTCAGGTGCTGGGAGCGGTCGGTGGACCGTTGAAGGTACAGTTGAGCCGTGTAGCCACGCTGGATGCGCCGTTGTTCTGCAGCCCTTCGCGCGCTGCTGCGTGGCAGGCGTTATGCCCCTCACCGGCGGCGCTGCTGGGCCTGGCCTGCGATGCCGAGCCGGAACTGGACGCCAAAACCTTGCTCGAGCGGCGCGACGCCAGTTTCGCCCGCACGCAAAAACACTATTACGTCGACCCGCCGCGCATCGAACGCGGCTGGCGCAATCACCTGATCGACATGCAGGGTCGCTCCTACCTCGACATGCTCAACAACGTCGCTGTGCTCGGCCACGGTCATCCGCGCATGGCGCAGGTGGCGGCGCGGCAGTGGTCGCTGCTCAACACCAATTCACGCTTCAACTATGCGGCGGTGGCGGAGTTTTCCGAGCGCTTGCTGAAACTGGCGCCGGAAGGCATGGACCGGGTGTTTCTGGTCAACAGCGGCAGCGAGGCCAACGACTTGGCGATTCGTCTGGCATGGGCCTACAGCGGCGGCCGCGACATGCTCAGCGTGCTCGAGGCTTATCACGGCTGGACGGTCGGCGCCGATGCGGTGTCGACCTCGGTTGCCGACAACCCGCGAGCACTGGAAAGCCGCCCGGATTGGGTGCACCCGGTGACCGCACCGAATATTTATCGTGGCCAATTCCGTGGTCTCGATTCTGCTCCGGACTACGTGCGCAGCGTTGAGGCCCAGTTGGCGCATATCGCCGAACAGAAGCGCCAATTGGCCGGGTTCATCTGCGAACCGGTGTACGGCAATGCCGGCGGTATCTCGCTGCCACCGACTTATCTGAAACAGGTCTATGCGTTGGTGCGTGCTCAGGGCGGGGTGTGCATCGCCGACGAAGTGCAGGTCGGTTACGGGCGCATGGGCCACTTTTTCTGGGGCTTCGAAGAGCAGGGCGTGGTGCCGGACATCATCACCATGGCCAAGGGCATGGGCAACGGCCAGCCGCTCGGTGCCGTCATTACGCGTCGGGAAATCGCCGAAGCGCTGGAGGCTGAAGGCTATTTCTTTTCGTCGGCCGGCGGCAGCCCCGTGAGCTGCCAGATCGGTATGGCGGTGCTGGATGTGATGGAAGAAGAAAAGCTCTGGGAAAACGCCCAGGTGGTCGGCGGTCACTTCAAGGCGCGTCTGCAAGCATTGATCGATAAACATCCGCTGGTGGGCGCGGTGCATGGTTCCGGCTTCTATCTGGGGGTGGAGTTGATCCGCAACCGCGAGACGCTGGAGCCGGCCACCGAGGAGACCACCCTGTTGTGCGATCGCCTGCGTGAGCTGGGGATCTTCATGCAACCGACCGGGGATGACCTGAACATTCTCAAGATCAAACCGCCGATGGTCACGTCGCGTCGCAGCGTGGACTTCTTTGTCGACATGCTGGATCGGGTGCTCGAGGAAGGCCTGTAA
- a CDS encoding LysR family transcriptional regulator, translating into MDIKQLKFLIALDETRHFGQAAARCHITQPTLSMRLRNLEEELDLPLVNRGQRFEGFTAPGERVLAWARSVMAAYDGLQAEAAACRGNLIGTLRLGVVPLSSFDPLPLMQRLHAAHPNLRFEMSALSSEQILEHLANNRIDIGVSYLDRLDHERFDSQAFSETRMGLLYDQRSFTFGDAPLSWAALIELPLGMLTSGMHFRQSIDHNFHSRGLTPLPLLQTDAVHQLLQAVHGGFCCAIMPLDGGLEKLTDHLRLQPIENAQTLAPLGLIMRRGAPRSALAEACFALYQKSPAAS; encoded by the coding sequence ATGGACATCAAGCAGCTGAAATTCCTCATCGCCCTCGACGAAACCCGCCACTTCGGCCAGGCCGCCGCGCGTTGCCACATCACCCAACCGACCCTGTCGATGCGTTTGCGCAACCTCGAAGAAGAACTCGACCTGCCGCTGGTCAATCGCGGTCAGCGTTTCGAAGGATTCACCGCGCCCGGCGAGCGTGTGTTGGCCTGGGCACGCTCGGTGATGGCGGCTTATGACGGATTGCAGGCGGAAGCGGCGGCGTGTCGCGGCAACCTCATCGGTACGTTGCGACTGGGGGTGGTGCCGCTGTCGAGTTTCGATCCTCTGCCGCTGATGCAGCGTTTGCATGCGGCGCACCCGAACCTGCGCTTCGAAATGTCGGCACTGAGTTCCGAGCAGATCCTCGAACATCTGGCAAACAACCGCATCGACATCGGCGTGTCATACCTCGACCGGCTCGATCACGAACGTTTCGACTCACAGGCCTTCAGCGAAACCCGCATGGGCCTGCTCTACGACCAACGCTCCTTCACCTTTGGCGACGCGCCGTTGAGTTGGGCAGCCCTGATCGAACTGCCACTGGGTATGCTCACCAGCGGCATGCATTTTCGTCAGTCCATCGACCACAACTTCCACAGCCGGGGCCTGACCCCGCTGCCACTGCTGCAGACCGATGCCGTGCATCAATTGTTACAAGCTGTGCACGGCGGCTTCTGCTGCGCGATCATGCCGCTGGACGGCGGTCTGGAAAAACTCACCGATCACCTGCGCCTGCAACCGATCGAAAACGCCCAGACCCTCGCGCCACTGGGCCTGATCATGCGTCGTGGCGCCCCGCGTTCGGCGCTGGCCGAGGCCTGTTTCGCGCTGTACCAGAAATCACCGGCAGCGTCTTGA
- the rfbC gene encoding dTDP-4-dehydrorhamnose 3,5-epimerase, giving the protein MNVITTDLPGVLIIEPKVFGDERGFFYESFNAKAFQDATGLDTQFVQDNHSRSQKGVLRGLHYQLQNTQGKLVRVTAGEVFDVAVDIRRSSPHFGKWVAVRLSAENHRQLWVPEGFAHGFVVLSEFAEFLYKTTNYYDPSSERSIRWDDPALGIDWQLDEAPKLSAKDQAGALLKDADVFA; this is encoded by the coding sequence ATGAATGTAATCACCACCGATCTGCCCGGTGTTCTGATCATCGAACCCAAGGTATTTGGTGACGAGCGCGGCTTCTTCTACGAGAGTTTCAACGCCAAAGCATTCCAGGATGCAACCGGTCTGGACACTCAATTCGTTCAGGACAACCATTCGCGCTCGCAAAAAGGCGTGCTGCGCGGCCTGCATTACCAACTGCAGAACACCCAGGGCAAACTGGTTCGGGTAACCGCTGGTGAAGTGTTTGATGTGGCCGTGGACATTCGTCGCAGCTCGCCGCACTTCGGCAAATGGGTTGCCGTTCGCCTCTCGGCTGAAAACCACCGTCAACTGTGGGTTCCGGAAGGTTTCGCCCATGGTTTTGTGGTGCTGAGCGAGTTCGCAGAATTCCTCTACAAGACCACCAACTACTACGATCCATCGTCCGAGCGCAGCATTCGCTGGGACGACCCTGCTCTGGGCATCGACTGGCAACTGGACGAAGCGCCGAAGCTGTCGGCCAAGGATCAGGCTGGTGCACTGCTCAAGGACGCTGACGTCTTCGCCTGA
- a CDS encoding YiiD C-terminal domain-containing protein — MNRDSRYLESVLHHDIPLTREMGLKVLDWHEQQLSLYLPLEPNVNHKSTMFGGSLYCGAVLAGWGWLHLRLKEQGIEDGHIVIQEGQISYPLPVTGDATAICPAPQAAVWKKFLAMYQRYGRARLTLNTRIVNAGSDEDAVTFSGQYVLHR, encoded by the coding sequence ATGAACCGCGACAGCCGCTATCTGGAGTCCGTGCTGCATCACGACATTCCGCTGACCCGCGAGATGGGCCTCAAGGTACTCGACTGGCATGAGCAGCAGTTAAGCCTGTACTTGCCGCTGGAGCCGAACGTCAATCACAAGAGCACCATGTTCGGCGGCAGCCTCTACTGCGGCGCGGTGCTCGCGGGTTGGGGCTGGCTGCATTTGCGCCTGAAGGAGCAAGGCATCGAAGACGGGCACATCGTGATTCAGGAAGGGCAGATCAGCTATCCGCTGCCGGTGACCGGCGACGCCACGGCGATTTGCCCGGCACCGCAGGCGGCGGTGTGGAAGAAGTTTCTGGCGATGTATCAGCGCTACGGGCGGGCGCGGCTGACGCTCAACACGCGGATCGTCAATGCCGGCAGTGATGAGGATGCGGTGACCTTCAGCGGGCAGTACGTTCTGCACCGCTAA
- the yrfG gene encoding GMP/IMP nucleotidase, whose protein sequence is MPSLPWSDIDTVLLDMDGTLLDLHFDNHFWLEHLPQRYAELHGVSRAMADMELQPLFERHAGQLQWYCLDFWSTELKLSVRELKLETAHLIALRPDADTFLQAIKQAGKRVVMITNAHRDSLSLKLERIELSPYFERLISSHDYGFPKENPQFWDALQTDIDFDPARSLFIDDTLPILRSARDFGVAHLLAIKEPDSRKGPKDTAEFAAVEDYRELIIGL, encoded by the coding sequence ATGCCTTCTTTACCGTGGTCCGACATCGATACCGTCCTGCTGGACATGGACGGTACGCTGCTGGATCTGCACTTCGACAACCATTTCTGGCTGGAACACCTGCCGCAACGCTACGCCGAACTGCACGGTGTGAGCCGGGCCATGGCCGACATGGAGTTGCAGCCGTTGTTCGAGCGTCATGCCGGTCAGTTGCAGTGGTATTGCCTGGATTTCTGGAGCACCGAACTGAAACTCTCGGTGCGTGAACTGAAACTGGAAACCGCGCACCTGATTGCGCTGCGTCCGGACGCCGACACCTTTTTGCAAGCGATCAAACAGGCTGGCAAACGGGTGGTCATGATCACCAACGCCCACCGTGATTCGCTGTCGCTGAAACTGGAACGGATCGAACTGTCGCCGTATTTCGAGCGACTGATCAGCTCCCACGATTACGGTTTCCCCAAGGAGAACCCGCAGTTCTGGGATGCCTTGCAGACAGACATCGATTTTGATCCGGCGCGCAGCCTGTTCATCGATGACACTTTGCCGATCCTGCGCAGTGCGCGCGATTTCGGTGTGGCGCATCTGCTGGCGATCAAAGAGCCGGACAGCCGCAAAGGGCCGAAGGACACCGCCGAATTTGCAGCGGTGGAGGATTATCGGGAGTTGATTATCGGTCTTTGA
- the cysQ gene encoding 3'(2'),5'-bisphosphate nucleotidase CysQ: MSMNFPHPLMAPVVELALQAGEAILPFWRAGVEVTAKSDDSPVTAADMAAHHVIVAGLTALDSSIPILSEEDANIPQSVRAGWQRWWLVDPLDGTKEFISGSEEFTVNIALIENGRVVFGVVSMPTNGRFYVGGAGLGAWRGDKDGTPVAIQVRDVPALGEAFTVVASRRHSSPEQERLLAGLSASLGELQLANIGSSLKFCLLAEGAADCYPRLAPTSQWDTAAAQGVLEGAGGEVVDLQGEAFCYPARESLRNEFFLALPAKAAWRSRLLELARS; this comes from the coding sequence ATGTCGATGAATTTTCCCCATCCGTTGATGGCGCCAGTGGTTGAGCTGGCATTGCAGGCTGGCGAGGCGATCCTGCCGTTCTGGCGCGCCGGTGTTGAAGTCACAGCCAAGTCCGATGATTCACCAGTGACTGCAGCGGACATGGCCGCACACCACGTGATCGTCGCCGGGCTGACCGCGCTGGATTCCAGCATTCCGATTCTGTCCGAAGAAGACGCCAACATTCCGCAGAGCGTACGCGCCGGGTGGCAGCGCTGGTGGCTGGTGGATCCGTTGGATGGCACCAAGGAGTTCATCAGTGGCAGTGAAGAGTTCACCGTCAACATTGCCCTGATCGAAAACGGCCGGGTGGTGTTTGGTGTGGTGTCGATGCCGACCAATGGCCGGTTCTATGTCGGCGGTGCCGGTCTCGGCGCGTGGCGCGGCGATAAGGACGGCACGCCGGTCGCGATTCAAGTGCGTGATGTGCCCGCACTCGGTGAAGCGTTCACCGTGGTGGCCAGCCGTCGGCATTCCAGCCCTGAGCAGGAGCGTTTGCTCGCCGGCCTGAGTGCCAGTCTGGGTGAACTGCAACTGGCGAACATCGGCAGCTCGCTGAAGTTTTGCCTGTTGGCTGAAGGGGCGGCGGATTGTTATCCGCGATTGGCGCCAACGTCGCAGTGGGACACCGCCGCTGCCCAGGGCGTGCTGGAAGGCGCGGGCGGTGAAGTCGTGGATCTGCAGGGCGAAGCGTTCTGTTACCCGGCGCGTGAGTCGTTGCGCAATGAGTTCTTTTTGGCGTTGCCGGCGAAAGCGGCGTGGCGTTCAAGACTGCTGGAGCTGGCTCGCTCATAA
- the lysM gene encoding peptidoglycan-binding protein LysM: MSLFSFIKEAGEKILDALTPDKAQANGEALTKHVQEALSGIDTSKIQVKVEGEKVIATGEAASQEEKEKILLALGNVAGVSGVDDQITVTGGVAQEAKFVTVEKGDTLSAISKRVYGDANKYNKIFEANKPQLKHPDKIYPGQVLRIPE, translated from the coding sequence ATGAGCCTATTCAGCTTTATCAAAGAAGCCGGTGAGAAAATCCTCGATGCGCTGACGCCGGACAAGGCTCAGGCGAATGGCGAGGCGCTGACCAAGCACGTGCAGGAGGCGCTGTCGGGGATTGATACTTCGAAGATCCAGGTTAAGGTCGAGGGCGAAAAGGTTATCGCCACCGGTGAAGCCGCCAGTCAGGAAGAGAAGGAAAAAATCCTTCTGGCACTGGGTAACGTTGCCGGCGTCAGCGGTGTTGACGATCAGATTACCGTGACCGGCGGTGTGGCCCAGGAAGCGAAGTTCGTCACGGTGGAGAAGGGCGACACCCTGAGCGCGATATCCAAACGTGTGTACGGCGATGCCAACAAGTACAACAAAATTTTTGAGGCCAACAAGCCGCAACTGAAACACCCCGACAAAATCTATCCGGGCCAGGTACTGCGCATTCCTGAATAA